The Streptomyces noursei ATCC 11455 sequence GGCGCCGGCGCCGGGCAGGCCCGCACCGGGCTTCTCGGCGTCCTTGCCCGCCTTGTCCGCCGGCCGGTCAGCGGTGGGCTTCCCACCGCCCCCGCCGGTCGGCCGGGTGCTGGCCTTCTCGGTGCCTTCGCCGCGCGTGCCGCTGGTGTCGTGCTCGGCGTCCCGGCTGCTGGCGGCGTTGGCCGGACGGTCGCCGGGGCCGTCGCTGAGGCTCGCCACGTGGACCATCGCCGGGATCGCCGTACCGCCGAGCAGCAGCGCGGCGGCCGCGCCCACCACGGCATGGCGCCGCCGCTGACGACGGGCCGGGACCGCCTGCCGCAACCGCTCCAGGGCGTCCGGCGCGGGCTCCAGGTCGACGACGCGGGACTGCAACAGCCGCCGCAACTCGTCCTCACCGCCGAAGCCTTCACCACCGCGCCCGAAAGCGTCGTCGACGATCAACCGGTCGCCGCCGAAGCCATCGCCGCCGAAACGGCCACCGGCGAAGTCGTCACCCGCGAAGCCGTCGCCGTCGGACCGGCCGCCGGCCCGCCGACCGGTCTTCTTCCCCCGGCTGTCCCAGCCGTCCCCGCCGTCCCGGCCGTCGCCCTCGCGCCAGTCCCAGTCGTACCCGTCGTGCCCGTCGTGCCCGGTGTTCTCCCGGTCGGGTCCTGCCGCACTCACGCCGGAGCCTCCATGGCAACGCGGAGCGCCGCTATCCCCCGCGAGCCGTACGCCTTGACCGAGCCGAGCGATATGCCCAGCGTCTCGGCGACCTGAGCCTCCGTCATATCGGCGAAGTAGCGGAGCACCAGCACCTCGCGCTGACGCCGTTGCAGCCCGCGCATGGCCTTGATGAGCTGATCCCGCTCCAGCAGGTCGTACGCGCCCTCCTCGGCGCTCGCCATGTCGGGCATGGGCTTGGAGAGCAGCTTCAGCCCGAGGATGCGCCGACGCAGCGCGGAGCGCGAGAGGTTGACGACCGTCTGCCGCAGGTAGGCCAGTGTGGTGCCGGCTGCCATCGCGTCGTCAGTGTCCCCACGCTGCGTCGAGAGCTGCGCGGGGCGCGCGGCGGACCAGGGGGCGATCACCGGCATGCCCCCGGATACCCGTGGGTGCTGCGGGCGCACTGCCGCGCCTGCCGCTCCCGCCGGGGCGATGGTGAATCCGAGTACCTCTGCCACGCTTGTTGGACACGCTTCCCCCCAAAAGGGTTGTACGCGCAAGGCACCGCTTGTGGCGATGCGTCGAATGCCCTCATGCGCACCAGCTCTTCCCAAATGCCCCAATTGCCCTGATGCGACTGTGTCGGCACAGTCGCCCCGCCACCCCAGGGCCCCGGAAGCGGCCCACGAAGACCGCGGACCACCCCGAGAGGTGACCCGGAAAGACGCCACCCACCGGCCGGCGGTTGCAGCCTCGCGGGAAGCGAATGATCGAACAGAACATCAGCCCAGATCAAGTGGCTCGGACCAGCACCTCATACACGAAATCTTCACACGTCCCACAAATTATGTCGCAGGCGGCCACCCCACCGCAGCCACTCCCGCCAACTACCGCACCCCCGCACGAAGATCAGCGCCCGAAGCCCCCGGGAGCGCCGAGCGCACGCACAACGGAACAGGAGCAGGAGAAGAAACAGAAACAGGAACAGGAGCAGGAACAGAGAAAGCAATAGGGACAGCAGCGGACAAATCCACGAAAACAACCGCAGAACGCCACCCGGCAGACCATCACCCGGCAGACGACCACCACCCGGCAACCCCGGCCCGCCCTACCCCCGCAACTCCCCCACCACCAACTCCCCGATCTGCGCCGCGTTCAGGGCCGCGCCCTTGCGCAAGTTGTCCCCGCACACGAACAGCTCCAGCGCCCGCGGATCGTCCAGCGAGCGCCGCACCCGCCCCACCCACGTGGGGTCCGTCCCGACCACGTCCGACGGGGTCGGGTACTCGCCCGCCGCCGGGTCGTCGAACAGGACGACTCCGGGCGCGGCCGCCAGGATCTCGTGCGCGCCGGCGACCGTGACCTCGTTCTCGAAGCGGGCGTGCACGGCCATCGAGTGCGTGGTGAGCACCGGCACCCGTACGCAGGTCGCGGTGACCGGGAGTTCGGGCAGCCCCAGGACCTTCCGGGACTCGTCGCGGATCTTCAGTTCCTCCGAGGACCAGCCGTCCGCCTGGAGCGACCCGGCCCACGGCACGACGTTGAGGGCGAGCGGGGCGGGGAACGGCCCCAGGGTGTCGCCGATCGCCCGCCGGACGTCGCCGGGCGCGGCGCCCAGTTCCGTACCGGACACGGCCGAGAGTTGCGCCCGCAGCGTCTCGGCGCCGGCCTGCCCGACCCCGGACGCGGCCTGGTACGAGGAGACGACCAGTTCGCTCAGCCCGTACTCGGCGTGCAGCGCGCCGAGCGCGACGATCATCGACAGGGTGGTGCAGTTCGGGTTGGCGATGATCCCGCGGGGGCGCATCCGCGCCGCGCACCCGTTGACCTCGGGGACGACCAGCGGCACGTCCGGATCTCCCCGGAACGCGCCCGAATTGTCCACCACGACCGCGCCCTTGGACACCGCGACCGGCACCCACTGCGCGGCGACCTCGTCCGGCAGGTCGAACATCGCGACGTCGATGCCGTCGAAGGCGTCCTCGCTCAGCGCGACGACCTCGACCTCCTCGCCGCGCACGGTCAGCTTGCGGCCGGCCGAACGGGCGGAGGCGATCAGCCGGATCTCGCCCCAGACGTCGGCCCGCTCGGAGAGGATCCCGAGCAGGACGCGGCCGACGGCACCGGTGGCGCCGACGACCGCGAGGTGCGGCTTGGCGGCCGGGCGGGCCCCCGCCCCAGCCGTGTCGGCGAGGGACGGGCGGCCCGCCTCGGCCGGGATCATCGTCCCGTGCCGCCGTAGACGATCGCCTCGTCGCTCTCGCTGTCGAGGCCGAAGGCGCTGTGCACCGCCTGGACGGCCTCGTTGACGTCATCGGCACGGGTGACGACCGAGATGCGGATCTCGGAGGTCGAGATGAGCTCGATGTTCACGCCCGCGTTCGACAGCGCCTCGAAGAACGCCGCGGTCACGCCGGGGTTGGTCTTCATGCCGGCGCCGACCAGCGAGATCTTGGCGATCTGGTCGTCGTAGCGGAGCGAGTCGAAGCCGACCGCGGCGCGGGTCTTCTCCAGCGCCGCGACGGCCTTGCGGCCCTCCGCCTTCGGCAGCGTGAAGGAGATGTCCGTCAGCCCGGTGGAGGCCGCCGACACGTTCTGGACGACCATGTCGATGTTGACCTCGGAGTCGGCGATGGCACGGAAGATCCGCGCGGCCTCGCCCGGCTTGTCCGGGACCCCGACGACCGTGACCTTCGCCTCGGAGGTGTCGTGCGCGACGCCCGAGATGATTGCCTGCTCCATCGGCCTGTCCCCTTGCGGTTCGTTGCTGACCCACGTGCCCTTCAGCCCCGAGAAGGACGAGCGGACGTGGATCGGGATGTTGTAACGGCGTGCGTACTCGACGCAGCGGTGCAGCAGCACCTTGGAGCCGGAGCTGGCCAGCTCCAGCATGTCCTCGAAGGAGATCCAGTCGATCTTCCGGGCCTTCTTCACGACCCGCGGGTCGGCGGTGAAGACACCGTCCACGTCGGTGTAGATCTCACAGACATCGGCGTCCAGGGCGGCGGCCAGCGCCACCGCGGTGGTGTCCGAACCGCCGCGCCCCAGCGTCGTGATGTCCTTCTTGTCCTGGGACACGCCCTGGAATCCGGCGACGATGGCGATGTTGCCCTCGTCGATCGACGCCTTGATGCGGCCGGGCGTGACATCGATGATCCGTGCCTTGTTGTGCACGGAGTCGGTGATCACACCGGCCTGGCTGCCGGTGAAGGACTGCGCCTCATGGCCGAGGTTTTTGATCGCCATCGCCAGCAGGGCCATGGAGATCCGCTCTCCGGCGGTCAGCAGCATGTCGAACTCGCGCCCCGACGGGATCGGGGACACTTCCTGCGCGAGATCGATCAGCTCGTCCGTCGTGTCGCCCATCGCCGAGACCACCACGACAACCTGGTTGCCGTTCTTCTTGGCCTC is a genomic window containing:
- a CDS encoding aspartate-semialdehyde dehydrogenase; the protein is MIPAEAGRPSLADTAGAGARPAAKPHLAVVGATGAVGRVLLGILSERADVWGEIRLIASARSAGRKLTVRGEEVEVVALSEDAFDGIDVAMFDLPDEVAAQWVPVAVSKGAVVVDNSGAFRGDPDVPLVVPEVNGCAARMRPRGIIANPNCTTLSMIVALGALHAEYGLSELVVSSYQAASGVGQAGAETLRAQLSAVSGTELGAAPGDVRRAIGDTLGPFPAPLALNVVPWAGSLQADGWSSEELKIRDESRKVLGLPELPVTATCVRVPVLTTHSMAVHARFENEVTVAGAHEILAAAPGVVLFDDPAAGEYPTPSDVVGTDPTWVGRVRRSLDDPRALELFVCGDNLRKGAALNAAQIGELVVGELRG
- a CDS encoding aspartate kinase — its product is MGLVVQKYGGSSVADAEGIKRVAKRIVEAKKNGNQVVVVVSAMGDTTDELIDLAQEVSPIPSGREFDMLLTAGERISMALLAMAIKNLGHEAQSFTGSQAGVITDSVHNKARIIDVTPGRIKASIDEGNIAIVAGFQGVSQDKKDITTLGRGGSDTTAVALAAALDADVCEIYTDVDGVFTADPRVVKKARKIDWISFEDMLELASSGSKVLLHRCVEYARRYNIPIHVRSSFSGLKGTWVSNEPQGDRPMEQAIISGVAHDTSEAKVTVVGVPDKPGEAARIFRAIADSEVNIDMVVQNVSAASTGLTDISFTLPKAEGRKAVAALEKTRAAVGFDSLRYDDQIAKISLVGAGMKTNPGVTAAFFEALSNAGVNIELISTSEIRISVVTRADDVNEAVQAVHSAFGLDSESDEAIVYGGTGR
- a CDS encoding SigE family RNA polymerase sigma factor; protein product: MAEVLGFTIAPAGAAGAAVRPQHPRVSGGMPVIAPWSAARPAQLSTQRGDTDDAMAAGTTLAYLRQTVVNLSRSALRRRILGLKLLSKPMPDMASAEEGAYDLLERDQLIKAMRGLQRRQREVLVLRYFADMTEAQVAETLGISLGSVKAYGSRGIAALRVAMEAPA